The Halorussus rarus genome includes the window GCCCGGTCGGACTGTTCCTGCAGGTCGCGCTGTCGGACCTCGGCGAGCTCCCGACCAGCCTGAGCGACCTGCCGACCTACCGGTCGGTCGTCCTGGTCGTCGAGCGCACCTTCGGCGTCCAGTTCGGGCCGCGCCTGGAACAGCTCCTCGGGAGCCTCACGTCCGCGTTCGCCGGGTGGAGTTCGGGACTGGCGAGCGCCGGCGTCCACTTCACGCTGGGGATTCTCCTACTGCTGTTCCTTTTGTACTACCTGCTCAAGGACGGCGACACCCTGGTCCGGTGGGTCAGGGGCATCACGCCGCTCCCTCCGACGGTCCAGGACGACCTCTACGCCGAGGCCGAAGAGGCGACGTGGGCGGTGCTGAAGGGTCACGTCCTCGTCGCCGCCCTGCAGGGGTTCGTCTCGGGGCTCGGCCTCGTCGCACTCGGCGTGCCCGACGCGTGGTTCTGGACCGTGGTGATGATGTTCCTCGCGATGGTCCCCATCGTCGGCGTCGCGCCGGTGCTCGGCGGTGCGACGATATTCCTCGTGGCGAACGGTCGGCTGCTCGCGGCCGGGCTGCTGGTGGTCTACGGGATGACGGTGGTCGCGGTCACCGACGACTACCTCCGGGCGCTGGTCATCGACAAGGAGTCGTCGCTCCACTCGGGGGTCATCCTGCTCGGCGTGTTCGGCGCGGCCTACTTCCTCGGCGCCATCGGCATCTTCGTCGGCCCCATCATACTCGCGCTGTTCAAGGAGACCATCGAGGTGTTCTCGGCGTACTACGACCTCGGATAGGCGCGTCGCTACAGAAACGAAAAATCAGTCTACTCGTCGTCGTCTTCGGTCGTCGTCTTGTCCAGTTCCTTCTCGCCCTCGTAGATGTCCGCGCCGTCCTGGACGACCTTCTCGGCGAGCACCGCGCACTTGACCCGCATCGGGCTGAT containing:
- a CDS encoding AI-2E family transporter — translated: MKARTAFAAILVGVLAVLSVLVVRPFLDYVLGAMLLAFVLTPAQRRLAPEVGSRLSALGLVALTVVLFLGPVGLFLQVALSDLGELPTSLSDLPTYRSVVLVVERTFGVQFGPRLEQLLGSLTSAFAGWSSGLASAGVHFTLGILLLLFLLYYLLKDGDTLVRWVRGITPLPPTVQDDLYAEAEEATWAVLKGHVLVAALQGFVSGLGLVALGVPDAWFWTVVMMFLAMVPIVGVAPVLGGATIFLVANGRLLAAGLLVVYGMTVVAVTDDYLRALVIDKESSLHSGVILLGVFGAAYFLGAIGIFVGPIILALFKETIEVFSAYYDLG